ATCGCGGGTACACTGTGCGCGACGTCGCGAAGAAAGTCGGGTATCGGAATGCGCGACTTTTCGGCGAGCACACACTCGATGTGTTTGGTCTTACTCCGTCGCGGGTGCGGAGTCACCTGGCGCCCGAGGATGCCGCGGAAAAACTGCTCAAATGGCTCGCGGAAGTGCCGGAGGTTGCGCCGAAGTAGAGCGCCAACGGGACGTACTGTTGTTAAGTTGTGCGTCGACAACAGGAGCGCAACCATCCCGCGGAGTACCGTCCGTTGAGAATCATAACGTTAGTGACAGCGGCGCTGGTGCTTGCGAGTGGCACGACCTGCGCTGCCCCAGGTGCCCGATCCGCCCGATCTTCTTCCCCTCCTGACGTCGTCGGCAGCGACGCGCAAGGGGCGCTGAGGTTCGAGGCCATCGATTTCCGCCGGGGCAAATGGTTCAAGGGCAACACGCATACGCACACCCTCGAGAGCGACGGCGACTCGCCTCCGGAGCTTGTCTCCAGGTGGTACAAGACTCACGGATACAATTTCCTCGTCATATCCGACCACAACGTGTGGGTGGATCCCGGGAAGCTCGCTCACCTCGTGGATTCGTCATTCCTGCTCATTCCGGGGGAAGAGCTCACAACCGCATTCCAGCGCAAGCCGGTCCACGTCAACGGACTGAACATCGCCAAGGTGATCGCGCCGCGGACGGATACCACGCTCCTCGGCACGATTCAGAAAAACGTCGACGCGGTACGCGAAGCCACGGGGGTTCCGCACATCAACCATCCCAACTTCGGCTGGGCGCTGTCACAGGACGTTCTGGCGCGCGTCGAACGCGATAAGCTGATCGAGATTCACAACGGGCATCCGCTGGTGAATAACAATGGCGGTGGGGATTCTCCAGGAATGGAAGCTGTGTGGGATCACCTCCTCACCCATGGCAAGAGGATCTACGGGATCGCGGTCGACGACGCGCACCATTTCCAGGGGGAGTTCGCGGCCGACCGTTCGAACCCGGGACGCGGATGGGTCGTCGTGCGGGCGGACCGGCTCGACGCGCGCGCAATCATGGCGGAGATGGAAGCGGGTCGGTTTTACGCGAGCACCGGCGTGGAGCTGGATTCGCTCTCGGTCAGCGCGAGTCGGATGACGATCCACATAAGACAGCGCGGCGACTTGAAGTTTACGACAGAATTCGTCGGCAGAGGCGGTAAGGTGCTGAAGCGGACCGGCACGAACCCGGCAACGTACGACTTATCCGACGATCAATCCTACGTCAGGGCGCGAATAATCGACTCTGCCGGATTCATGGCGCTTGTGCAGCCTGTTTTTGTCGTCGATCGGTAATCCCGTATCGATCGGCTGGAGCGTCTCGAAGGTCAAAGCCACAG
This sequence is a window from Gemmatimonadaceae bacterium. Protein-coding genes within it:
- a CDS encoding CehA/McbA family metallohydrolase, with protein sequence MRIITLVTAALVLASGTTCAAPGARSARSSSPPDVVGSDAQGALRFEAIDFRRGKWFKGNTHTHTLESDGDSPPELVSRWYKTHGYNFLVISDHNVWVDPGKLAHLVDSSFLLIPGEELTTAFQRKPVHVNGLNIAKVIAPRTDTTLLGTIQKNVDAVREATGVPHINHPNFGWALSQDVLARVERDKLIEIHNGHPLVNNNGGGDSPGMEAVWDHLLTHGKRIYGIAVDDAHHFQGEFAADRSNPGRGWVVVRADRLDARAIMAEMEAGRFYASTGVELDSLSVSASRMTIHIRQRGDLKFTTEFVGRGGKVLKRTGTNPATYDLSDDQSYVRARIIDSAGFMALVQPVFVVDR